In the Sinomonas cyclohexanicum genome, GTGGAGGATCCCGGCAAGCGGGCCGGCGAACGCGGAGGCGCCGAGGCTGAACGCGATCGCGGAGCCGATCACCGGTCCGAGCGCGAAGCCGAGGTCCCGCAGGAGGTTGGTCGTCGCGGAGGCCATGCCGATGTCCTTCGGGTCCACGGTGTTGATCGCGACGGCGGTGATCGAGCCGACGGTCAGCGCGAACCCGATGCCGAGGAACAGCAGCGGCAGGATGAACGCCGTCCACGGCGTTCCGCCGAACTGCTCGGGCGTGCCGAGGCGGAACGTTGAGAGCCAGTAGCCGGCCACCGCCATGAGCGCGAAGCCCGCGGTGAGCGCCCAGCGCGGGGCCACGTGGTGGATAAGCCATCCGACCACGGGGATGAGGAGGAACGCGGGGCCCTGGATGAAGACGAACAGGATGCCGACCTTCCAGGTCTCGGCCAGCGCGAGGCCGCCCACGGCGACGCTCGTGCTGAACGCGATCGCGAGGAACGCGAACATACCGGTTACGGCCACGATGCCGGTGATCGAGAAGGCGCGGTGGGAGAACAGGCTCAGGTGCAGGAGCGGGTGCTTGGCGCGGGATTCGATGACCACGAACGCGATCAGGAGCACGACGCCGGCCGCATAGCCTGCGATCACGTCACCCGAGCCGAAGCCCGAGTCCACGGCCTGGACGGTCGAGTACAGGAGCGCGATGAGGCCCAGGGCGAGCGTGAGCTGTCCAGGGAGGTCGAGCTTGCGGCTCCTGTCCTGGGGCACGTCCTGGGCGCGGACGGCGATGCCCATCACCACGACCGCGAGCACGGCGGCGATCAGGTAGGAAACGCGCCAGCCGCTGAACACGTCCGGCGCGCCGCCGGCACCGCGGACGGTGAACAACTGAGAGGTCAGGCCGGCGAGGACCGGTGAGATGACGGCGCCGAGGGAGAGGAATCCTGCCCACGTGGCGATCGCCCGGGCGCGGGCACGGTGGTCGGGCGTGATGGCGGCGATCATCGAGAGCGAGATCGGGAAGAGGATGCCGGCGCCGATGCCGCCGATCGCCTGGGCGGTGATCATGACGCCGGTGGTCGGCGCGAGCGCGGCGAGGACAGATCCGACGATGCTCGTGGCGCCTCCGAGGTAGAGGAGCTTCTTGCGCCCGAACATGTCGCCGAGGAGGCCCCAGCTGAGCTCGAAGACAACGATGCCCATCATGAACATCCCGGCGATCCAGGTCAGGCCGGCTCCCGAGGTGTGGAAGTCGATGGCGAAGGTCCCGTTGAGGGCGCCCGGGAGGGCATTGGTGATCTGCGCGAGGGTGACGGCGCTGTAGGCCGCCACGAAGGTGGCGCGCGCCGAGCCCCCGGCGCTGGTGGTGGTCCGACTCATCGGTGAAACTCCTTCGTTTCGGCGTGGGCTGAATCACAGTCTGAGCGAGATCTTTACACAATGTCAAGAGACACCGCTCGAGAAAGGTTTCTTGACATCGTGTAAAGGAAAATGTGATGCTGGGCCTATGACACAGACCACATCCGTGAACACCGTCCTCGGTCCGGTGCCCGCCGAGTCGCTCGGCGTCGTGGCGGTCCACGAGTCCCTCCTGTCCGTGGTTCCCGGTGCCGAGCACGCGTTCGATATCTCGATGGACCGCGCCGAGATCTTCGAGGCCCTGGTCGCGAAGCTGACCGCGTTCCGCGAGGCCGGGGGGCGGACCATCGTGGACAGCACGGGCATGTTCCACGGCCGGGACGTGCGCCTCTACGAGACGCTCTCGCGCTCCACGGGCGTGCACATCGTCGCCTCGACGGGCATGGGCCCCGAGGAGATGCTCGGGGGCTACTTCCTGACCCCGCAGACCAACCCGCCCACGCCATGGCCGGCCGAGAAGTTCGCGGACCTCTTCGCCCAAGAGGTCACCGAGGGCATGGTGGTGCCCCGTGTCGAGCGCCGCGGCGCCGCCGGCCTCGTGGCCACCACGGCCACCCGCGCGGGCATGACCGCCACGGACGAGAGCCTCTTCCGGGGGCCGCCCGCGCCGCGCTGGCCACGGGCGTGCCCGTCTCCATCCGGTACGGCAGGGACGCTCTGCACGATCTCGGGATCGTCCTGGACGAGGGCCTCCCAGCGGAGCGCGTCGTCGTGGGCGTGCTGGACCGGCGCGACGCCGCCGAGTCCGGCGCCGCCCTCGAGGTCGCCCGGCGGGGAGCCTTCGTCGCGCTCGACCACGTGGGCCTCGATGACGACGTCGCGTACCTCACCGACCGTGAGAGGGCCGCCGTCGTGCTCGAGCTCGTCGAGGCGGGCCACGCGGACCGGATCATCCTCTCCTCGAACGCAGTGGGCGTGGCTAAGGGCCACCCGGCCTACGACCTGCCGTTCGGCCACGTCCTGACAGCGTTCGTCCCGCAGCTGTTGGCCCAGGGCCTCAGCGACGAGGACGCGTGCCGCATCCTCGAGGACAACCCCCGCGCCCTCCTGACCGTCTCGAACAAGGCTGAGTGACTATGTCCAAGGTGAATACCGTCCTGGGAACGATTCCCACGGAGGAACTGGGCTTCGTGGCCATCCACGAGCACATCGGGTACGGAATGCCCGGCTCCGAGCTGGACACGAAATGGTGGAAGACCCCGGAGCAGCGCTACGAGGAGACCGTCCCCAAGCTGCGCACGTTCCACGAGAACGGCGGCGGCACGTTCGTGGACGCCACCGGCATCTGCAACGGCCGCGACGTGGACTACTACAAGTCCCTCTCCGCCAAGACCGGCGTGCACATCGTCGCGTGCACCGGATTCGTGGGCGGCGACACCGCGCTCCCCCACTTCGCGAACGCATCGGTGGACTACCTCACCCGCCAGTTCGTCCACGAGATCACTGTCGGCATCGGCGGCACCGGCGCCAAGGCCGGCGTCATCAAGGTCGGTGTGAGCCGCGGCGGCCGTATGACGGAGCTGGACAAGAAGATCTACCGCGCCGCCGCACGCGCCGCAGTGCAGACAGGTGTGCCGATCCTGACCCACCTCGCGATCGACGCCGAGCCAGCCATCGACATCTTCCACGAGGAGGGCCTGCCGCTGGATCGCGTGCTGTTCGGCCACGTGGACGACGGCGTCAACGCCGAGAAGACGCAGGACGCGTGGATCGTCGAGCAGGGCGGCCGCCTCGGCTTCGACACGTTCGGCTACGAGACCGAGCTGCCGGACCCGCCGTTCTGGGCCCGTCCCCGCAACGACCGCATGGACCACTTCCTGCGCTTCGTCAAGGGCGGCTTCGAGGACAAGGTGCTCGCCTCCGCGGACGCCAACTGCAGCCCCCTCGGCTGGCCGGGCGTGAAGGGCCACACCGTGAACTACATCTTCGAGCGGCTCCTGCCGGACCTCCGCGACGCCGGGGTCGCCGAGGAGACCATCACGAAGATCTTCGTCGAGAACCCTGCCACCTTCCTCACCATCCAGAACTGACCCGGCACGCCGGAACGAGACAGACAAGGACGTCACCCGTGAACACCGAAGACCTCAAGAACCTGAACATCGCGATCGTCGGCGCCGGGTACGCCGGCGCGGCCACCGCCAAGGCCCTGAGCCTGCTAGGCGCCACCGTCACCGTGTACGAGCAGGCCAGCCAGGTGCGCGAGGTGGGTGCCGGGATCGGCCTCCGCCCTAACTCGATGGAGCGCTTCCGCCAGTGGGGCATCAGCGACGCGATCGCCAAGGTCAGCTCCCCAAGCGACTACTTCGAGATCCTCACTGGCACCGGCGAGGTCATCATGAAGGATTCGTGGCCCGAGATCGAGAAGTACGGCCCCACGCACCTGATCCACCGCGGCGACTTCATCGAGGCCCTCCTCGGCGTCCTGCCCGAGGGCATGGTCAAGCTGGGACACAGGCTCGAGCGCATCGAGGACAAGGGTGACCGCGCCGTCCTGACGTTCACGAACGGCACGACCGCCGAGGCCGACCTCGTCATCGGCGCGGACGGCATCAAGTCTGTGGTCCGCCAGCAGCTCTTCAGCGACGAGCCGCCGGTCTTCTCGGGTGAGCACGCCTACCGCGTGGTCATCGACGGCGACGCCGCCCACGGACTCTCGGTGGACGACAACCTGCGCATGTACATCGGCCACGGCACGAAGGTCTACTTCCTCCCGCTGCGCCACCGCAACCAAGTCTCCTTCGACATCACGTCTCTCAACCCGGACGGCACGTGGGCCCCGGAGATCACCAAGGAGGACCTCCTGAAGACGGTCGAGGGCTTCGATCAGCGCATCGTGGACATCGTCCGGGACCTCGACATGGATGCCGTGAATATCCGTGCGGTCTACGACATCGACCCAGTGGACACATGGCACTCCGGCTCGGTGGTCCTCGTGGGCGATGCGGCGCACTCGATGCTCCACCACCAGGGCCAGGGCGCGAACTCCGCGATCCTCGACGCAGGCGCCGTCGCCGACGCGCTCGCCGAGGCGCCCTCCGTCAAGGAGGCCCTCGCGCAGTACCAGGCCGCCCGCAAGCCCGTCACGGACGAGCTGCAGCGCATCTCGCGTCAGGGCTGGAGTGAGGACGAGGTCAACGACGTCTTCCCCGGCCAGAAGCCGGCGTCCCAGCATCCTGCGGAGCAGAGTACAGAGCAGCCGGCGGAGAAGGTCGAGGCCTAGCCGATGGCCCTCCACCCCCAGATCGCCGAGGTCGTCGCCACCCTGCCGGCCCCGCCGCCCGGCCCCCTCGACCCCGCAGTGCTGCGGGCCGACGAGGAGTCGCGCATCCCGGTGCTTGAGGACCGGCTCCCCCTGTTGGCGGTCGACGACGCCGTGGCCCCCACCCCGTCCCGCGACGTCCCGATCCGCATCTACACGCCGGAGAAGAAGGACGCCTATGGCCTCATCGTGTACCTCCACGGCGGCGCATTCTTCCTCGGCAGCCTCGACACGCACGACCACGTCGCGCGGGCATTGGCCGAGGAGGCCGGGTTCAAGGTCGTCTCCGTGGGCTACCGACTCGCCCCCGAGCATCGGTTCCCCGCCGGGCTCGAGGACGCGTACGCCGTCGTGCGCTGGGTGGCCGAGAACGGCGGCGAGCTCGCGTGGGACGGCGAGCGGCTCGCCCTCGCGGGCGACAGCTCGGGTGGCAATTTCGTGGCAGCGGTCGCCGCGATGGCGCACGACGACGGGTTCACCCGCCTCACGCACCAGGTCCTGTACTATCCGTCGCTCGACCTGGACTTCGATACGGACCGCTACGCCTCCCTGCGCGAGAACGCGACCGGCTACGGCCTCGAGACCGCGGGCCTGAAGCCGTTCAACGCGTTCTACCTCGACAGCGGCGCGGACCCTGCGGACCCGCTCGTCTCGCCGATCAAGCGGGCGGACCTCTCCGGACTCCCCCGGGCACTCGTCCTCACCGCGGAGCACGATCCGCTGCGCGACGAAGGCGAGCTGTACGGCCAGCGCCTGCGGGATGCGGGCGTGGACGCGACCGTGACCCGCTACGCGGGGGCGAACCATGGGTTCGTGGCGAACTTCGGCTGGCTCCCCGAGTACGCGGCGGCCTTCCGCGAGACGGCCGAGTTCCTGAACGGAACTGACGCCGAGAGCGCCGCTGGGAGCACCAATGAGTAGCGCCACCGTCCACCCGCTGGTCTCCCCGTGGGGCCGGTTCGGCCTGTACAGCTACTTCATCGATGCGCCCGAGCCGGCGGTCGTGGACACGGGCATCGCGTCCTCCCCCGAGGAAGGCATGATCCCGGCCTTGGAGAAGCTGGGCCGGAGCATCGACGAGGTGACGTGGATCTTCCTCACGCACGGCCACATCGACCACCTCGGCGGGGCGAAGGCCCTGTTCGACCTCACGGGCGGCCGCGCGAAGGTCGTGATCCACGAGGCGGACGCGCACATGCTCCGCTCCCGCGCGGGCCACGTCGAGGAGTACACCAACGGCCGCCACCGCTACCTCCACAACACCGAGGGCGTCGAGCAGCAGACCCGCACCGCGGAGGCCGCGATTTCCGGTGAGATGGAGCCGACAGTCCTCGTACGCGGCGGTGAGATCATCTCCCTCGGCGGCGACGTCACCGTTTCGGTGCTGCCCGTGCCAGGCCACACGCCCGGCTCGGTGGCCTACCGGCTCAGCACGGGGGATCCCGGCGCACAGAACGCAGTGTTCGTGGGCGACGCGGTCCAGATCCACGGCGCCGCGAACCGCTTCCCCGGCTACACCGACCCGGACGCGTACCGCGCGTCCCTGGAGTACCTGCGCGACGAGATCCGCCCCGAGCGCCTCTACCTCGGCCACCCGTACCGGGGCGCGGACGGCGAGCCGTACGGCGTCGAGCTCGACGCCGCCCAGGCCCGCCGCGCCCTGGACGAGAGCCTCACGCTCGAGTCGCGCATCCGCCGCGCCGTCGTGCACTACACGCACGACGGCGTGGCGGAGACTCAGTCTCCGTACTCGCCGTTCGAGCGGGTCGCCGCCGAGCTGGGCTACGACGGCGATCCGACGCTCGAGCCGTCACCGTTCTTCACGACCCTCGACGGCTACCTCGCCCTCACAACCCAACAGACCCGTCCTGAACAGGAGTCCCAGATCCATGGCTGACTACCAGACCATCGACGCGGGCGGTGCGCAGATCGCCGTCCGCAAGCACCTCCGCGCCCCGATGCGCGACGGCGTCGAACTCGCGCTCGACGTGTACCACGGCACCGAGGACGTGCCCCGCCCCGCGCTCGTGGCGCTGAGCCCGTACGGCAAGGAGCTTCAGGCTCTGGCCCTGACCATGCCGCCGCAGCGTCGCCCGTCCCCGATGTGGGACGGCTGCATCGAGGCAGGGGACATCGCCCGCGTGGTCGGCGAGGGCTACGCCCACGTGATCGGGGACCTGCGCGGCTCCGGCGACTCCGGCGGTGAGCACATCGGCAACTACAACGCCGGCGGCGTATCCCTCGGGCAGGATGCGTACGACGTCATCGAGTGGGTCGCCGCGCAGCCGTGGTGCGACGGCAACGTCGGCATGATCGGCATCTCCTACTTCGGCTCGATGCAGGTCCTCGCCGCCGCTGAACGTCCCCCGCACCTCAAGGCGATCTTCGTTTCAGGCGGGCACTACGACTTCTACGAGACCACCTACCACGGCGGCGTCATGTGGTTCATGCCCCGCGCGGCGCGCGAGGGCCGCGGCGGCGACTCCGGATGGGCGTTCACGGACCGGGTGAAGTCGCGCATGCTCGAGACGCACTCCCAGGAGCAGATCGCCAAGCTCGTCGCGGAGCGGCTTCAGGATCCGGACGTGGCCGCGTGGCCCAACTTGGTCCACACGCTGCACTACCCGAAGCACCACGAGGCGTGGTTCGACATCGTCATGAACGAGCTCGACGGCGAGTGGTACGAGGAGCGCAACCCGATCAACCTCGCGAAGAACATCGACATCCCCGTGTACCTGCAGCTGGACCAGGGCCGCGGCTGGACGCTGGACGGAACGATCGAGCTGTTCAACACGCTCAAGGGCCCGAAGAAGCTGGACATCGGGCCGTACCCGCCCATGCAGTCGCGGCCGTGGGTCGAGGAGCACGAGAAGATGTTCCGCTGGTATGACTACTGGATCAAGGGCATCGACAACGGCATCATGGACGAGCCCGAGGTCTCCGTGTTCGTCGAGGGCTCCCGCGAGGTGGCCACCGGAACCGCGTTCCCGCCCAAGGACGTCGAGTACCGGCCTCTGTACCTGCGCCCCCGCCGCAAGCTCTCCCCCGAGCCCGAGCTCATGGGCACTGAGCACGCCGCCCCGGACGGGTTCTTCCAGGCCCCGCTCACGGTCACGGACAAGGTCGAGGTCATCTCGTGGGACACGGCCCCGTTCACCGAAGCCACCGAGATGATGGGCACCGGCGCCGCGCACCTGTTCGCCGAGATCGACCAGCCCGACACGAACTTCATCCTGCGCCTGTGGGACACCGCCCCCAACGGCAACCGCCAGCTCATCACCACCGGCTACCTCAAGGCCTCCCACCGCGAGCTGGACGAGCGCACCACCGAGGGCAACCCGTACCACCCGCACACCCGCGCCGTCCCCGTGGAGCCGGGTGTGATCGAGGAGTACGTCATCCGGCTGTACCCGTTCGCGAACACGTTCCTGCCCGGGCACAAGCTCACCGTGGAGCTCTCCAACGACGAGCCCCTCGTGGACGAGCACAACTCCCTCCTGCCCCCGGACGCGTTCCACCTGCCCGTGGGCCGGCCCGTCACGCACAAGATCTACCGCGACGCGACCCACCCGTCGTGCCTGATCCTGCCGTACACGGCGCGCCCGGCGTCCCAAGGCTGAGCCGCCGCCCCTTTCATCTAAGAGTCAGCTTCTGGACGTCAGACGAAGGGGACGGATCCACCTCAGGTTTTGGACAAGACCTCCGTCTACAGACCGAGGTAGTGTCCAGAACCTGTGGTGAGAGCGGAAGGGCTCTCACGTGCAGCTCGATCGGATCACGACCACGTTACGCCACGCTCAACCGGCCCACTCAAGCGGCGAGGTGCCGTAGCGCACTGGCGGGTGGGGGTAGTCAAGCGGGACGCCGCCGACGGCGAGTAGCGGGCCAACGTACTCGAGCTCGCCATAGGGGGACGCGGCTTTGCGTGTCTCGACGGAGAGGTCCGCGGGCTCCGCGGCGGCCGGAGTCCCGGCACGCAGGAGCTCGTTCGCCGTCGCGATGAGGCTGAGCCGTGCGCTGCCCGCAATGCCCCGTGCCCGTGCGGCGAGCAGCGCGACGGCCGCGGCGGCCATGCCCATCCCGGTTGCGTGGTCGAGGGCTTGGACGGGAAGCGCGCCGGGTCGCCACGCGGCGTCGTGAGCCCCACCATCCCGCGCCGTCCCGTACAGGTCCGCGATCCCGCAGGCGGCCTGCACGATGCTGTCGAACCCGCGCGCGTGCGCCCACGGGCCTTCCCAGCCCCACGCGTTGAGCGCCACAACGGCCGCGCGAGGGAAGTCCGCACGCAGTGACTCGGCGTCCATCCCGAACCGTGCGAGCGAGGCCTGCCGGTAGCCGAGGAGCACGACGTCGGCGCCCCGGGCGAGCGCCCGGACCTGCCCGAGCTGCTCGGCCACGCGCAGGTCCGCGACGGCGCTGCGCTTGGCGAACCCGGTGTCGAGGTGCGCGTCGAGCAACTCGGGATGCTGCGGCGGGTCGACACGCAGGACGTCCGCCCCGAGCGCCCCGAGGAGCCTCGACGCGCTCGGTCCCGCGATCACGCGGGTGAGGTCCAGCACGCGGACGCCGTGCAGCGGGACGCCGGGCGCGGCGTCGTGCGTCAGGGCCACAGCGGGGACCTCACCGAGTGACCACCGGATCCACGGCTCCCCCGCCGCGGCGGTCCCGGCGCCCGACGCCGCCCACTCGCCCGGGGTGCGCACGGCGGCGGCCACTCCCCCGGCGGCCCGCACGGCGGCTTCGACGTCGAGGGCGTCGCGCTCGCGAACCGCGGCGTCCAGCTGCTCGGAGCCCGCGATGCCGAGGCCCGCCAGGAGAGCCTGCGCGTGGTGGGGGTAGTTGGCGTGGAGTCGCACCCAGCCGTCGCGGGCCTGGCGGAAGCCGGACGTGGGCGCCCAGATGTCCGGTGGCTTGCCGTCGACGCGGAGCCGGCGGATCGAGTCGAACGAGGCTGCGGCGAGCGCGGACGACGTAGCGACGCGGCTGCCGCTCACCGCCTCGCCTCTGGTCTCGGCGAGGGCCGTGAGCGCGGCGATGAGCGCCCCGAGGGAGCCGAGGGCGAGGCCCTCGACGTCGAGCGCCCCCGCCCACCACGTACGCGGGCCGGACCACCAATCGTGAAGTTCCGGAACGTCGCCGAGGACGGGTGCGAGGTGACGCCGCAGCCCAAGGAGGCCGACCCCGTCGTGCGTGGTCATGGCTTCCCCTCCCGCTGGGACGCGGCGGCTACCGGGTCGAGGTCGTCGAGCGTGAGGCGGCGCGTGGGCTCGTCGGGGAACGGGGAGGTCCGGGTGACCGTGAGGTCGCGGTCCACGTGGAGGAGGACTCCGGGGTCCATGAGGTGCCAGCGGAGGTCGTTGGCCATGGGCTCGGTCGCGACGAGGACGAAGTCGCCGATGTCTTCTCCGTGCGCCGAGATCCGCGGGCTGCGCGCGCGGAGGTGACGGCCGGGCGCGGCGGCGCCCGTGCGGTTGTCGAGGACGTGGAGCTCGTGGGTATCGGGGTAGCGCACGGCCCACAGGTCCGTAGCGGTGGTCAGGATGAAGTTGAGGCTGAGGACGGGCACGTTCTGCGCGATCCACGTCAGGGCGGCCTCGATGCCGGCCGCGACGTCGCCGTCCGCACGGCGGGTCTCCGAGGTGATGAGGGCGAACATGCGCTCGCTGTCAGTCTGGCCCTGCACGAGGTCTGCGGCTCCGAGCTCATCGAGCCGCTGGTCGACGGCGGCGACCTCGGTGAACGCTCCGTTGTGGGCGAACAGCCGGCCGTCCTGCTCGAACGGGTGGGTGTTGGCGTACGTGTGCTCGCCGATGCTCGCGTAGCGCACGTGTGCCAGGAAGGTTGAGCTCACGAGGTCGCGGGCCTCGCGGGCGAATGCCCGGTCCTCCCACGCGGCGATCGGCTGCTTGTCCACTCTGGGCAGTCCGTCCGCGGTGAACGTGCCGACTCCGGTCCCATCGGGCTCGCGGCGGCTCTGCACCTCGAGACTGTCCGGAGCCGTGAGGAGCCAGAACGTCGCGTGCACGGACCTGTGGCCCGCGTGCATTCCGAAGAGCCTGCACATGGGCCCATCATCGCAGGTCGAGCCCACAGACAACGGTGGGCCGGGTACGGGACCCGGCCCACCGCCGTCGTGCGCGGCGTTCTGCGCGCTACATGTTGTACTCGACGACCCCGCCCTGATGCAGGCAGAGGATGTTCCCATCGGGATCCGCGAACCACGAGGCACGCTCGCCGGCCGCGGAGAAGATGTGGTGATCATCCGTCTTGAGATCAGGCAGGTCGTAGTCCTCGAAGTGCACCCCATGGCCTTCGAGGTCCGCCATGGCCGCCTCGAGGTCGTCAACCTCGAACGTCAGGGCGGTGTGGCCCGAATGGACGGCGTTCGCGTCCACCATCAGGCCCAGCGATGCGGATCCATCCAGACCGAGGATCATCATCCCGGTCGGGTCCTTTCCGCGGACAGGGAGCCCCAGCGCTCCCTCGTAGAAGTCCTTCGCGCGGGCCTCGTCGGCCACGGTCAGGATTGTGGTTGCCGGTCGTGTTGCCAGCGTCATGACACACCTCCACGAGGGGAACTGACGGGCACCAGTTTAAGCCCGCAGCGGCGGTTTGGAGCCGCCCGCTTCCCTGCGGCCCCCACACGCACGACGGCGGTGGGCCGGGTACGGAACCCGGCCCACCGCCGTCATGCGCATCTCCTTCGGGAGGTCAGGCCTTCTTGGGCCACTCCTTCTCCACGAGGGTGAGGACGTCGTAGTTGGCGATGAGCTCATCGTCCTGATTGGTCAGGACGGCGTCCCAGCGGACCTCGCCGTACTCGTCGGTGACCCGCGGGGTGATCTGCTTGGCCGTGAGGGTCACGCGGATCGAGTCGCCGGCGGGGACGGGCTGGAGGAAGCGCAGGTTGTCCAGGCCGTAGTTCAGCAGCACCGGGCCGGGCTCGGGCGAGACGAACAGGCCCGCGGCCCAGCTCACGAGCAGGTACCCGTGTGCCACGATGCCGGGGAAGACGCCGGCGGCGCGGGCGGCCTCGTCATCCATGTGGGCGTAGAACGTGTCGCCGGTCTCGGCAGCGAAGTTCGCGATGTCCTCGCGGGTGATCTGGCGCAGCTCGGAACGCATCGCGTCGCCCACGCGCAGCTCGGCGAGAGACTTGCGGAACGGGTGCGTCGACGGATCCGTCGGATCGGCCAGACGACGGTCCGCGCCCGTGTGCCACACGCCCGTCACCGCGGTAAGCATGTTCGGCGAGCCCTGGATCGCGGTGCGCTGCATGTGGTGCTTGACGGAGCGGATGCCGCCGAGCTCCTCGCCGCCGCCCGCGCGGCCCGGGCCGCCGTGGACGAGGTGCGGGACCGGGGAGCCGTGGCCCGTGGAGGTCTTGGCATCCTCGCGGTTCAGCACGAGCACGCGGCCGTGGTGCGCGGCGATGCCGGTGACGAGGGTCTGGGCGACCTCGGGATCGTTCGTGGCCACGGACGCCACGAGCGAGCCGGCGCCCATCGCAGCGAGCCTGATGGCCTCATCGAGGCTTAAGTACCCGACCACGGAGGAGACCGGGCCGAACGCCTCGGTGCCGTGCAGGGCGGGCGCCTTGACGTCCTCCCACGTGAGGATCACGGGGGACATGAACGCTCCGTCCGCGACGACGGCCTTCTCGCCGCTCGCCGTGACGACCTCGGGGGCGTCGAGCGAGCCGAACGCGATCTTCCCGCCTGCCTCGACGAGGGACTCGACGGCGCCGCGGACATCCTTGAGCTGCTCGAGCGAGGCGAGCGCGCCCATAGTCACGCCCTCGGCCCGGGGATCGCCGACCACGACGCGCTCCGTCACCCGCGCGCCGATGGCAGCAACGACGTCGTCCACGAGCTCCGCCGGGACGATCGAGCGGCGGATCGCCGTGCACTTCTGGCCGGCCTTGACCGTCATCTCGGTGACCACGGACTTCACGAACGCGTCGAACTCCGGGGTGCCCGGGACGGCGTCGGGCCCGAGGATCGCGGCGTTGAGCGAGTCCGTCTCGGACGTGAAGCGGACGCCGCCGTGGACCACGTTCGGGTGCGACTTGAGCAGGTTGGCGGTCGCGGCGGAGCCGGTGAAGGAGACCATGTCGCGGTAGTCGAGCTCGTCCAGGAGCGTGCGGGCGGACCCGGAGATGAGCTGGATCGAACCGGCTGGGAGGATGCCGGAATCCACCATGAGCCGGACCATCGCCTCGGTCACGTAGCCGGTCGGGGTGGCGGGCTTGACGATGGTCGGGACGCCGGCCACGAACGCGGGCGCGAACTTCTCGAGCATGCCCCACACGGGGAAGTTGAACGCGTTGATCTGCGCAGCCACGCCCGGGATGCGGGTGTAGATGTGCTCGCCGGCGAACGAGCCGTCCTTCGAGAGGACCTCCATGGGCCCGTCCACGATCACGTGGGAGTTGGGCAGCTCGCGGCGGCCCTTCGAGCCGAACGTGAACAGCACGCCGATGCCGCCGTCGATGTCCACCATCGAGTCGATCTTCGTGGCGCCGGTCTTGAACGAGAGCTCGTACAGCTCCTGGCGGTGGCCGTTGAGGAACTGTGCGAGCTCCTTGAGCTTGAGCGCGCGCTCGTGGATGGTGAGCTTGCCGAGCTCGGCCTGCCCGACCGTGCGGGCGTGCTCCACCATCCCTGCGAGGTCGATGCCGTCCGATGTCACGACGGCGAGCAGCTCGCCCGTGCTGGCGTCCCGCACCTCGGCGCCGCGGCCGGGGTTCTCCGGCGTCCACCACGCGTCGCGGACGTAGCTGGGCACGACTGCGGTGGCGGTTTCCTTGGTGGGGGCTTCCGGGGCAGTGGTCATCGTCGACGGATCCTTCCGGTCGGGGGCCTTCACGGCAGGCTCTACCCGCGTCGGGTATTACTGACCGGCCGTTCGGTAATGGATCTAGAATACACGGGCCCTTGGAGTTCGGCACGGCTTCTTTGCGGCCAGGGCCTTTCAGCCCCTTCTGCCGGGCGCCTGCCCCGGCCTACGATGGCGCCCGTCAGGACTGTCCGCCTCCTCGGCGTGAGTCCGCCGGTTGGGGGTCGGACGACGGCGCGGGGGCACCTCGAGCGAGGAGCTCAG is a window encoding:
- the paaZ gene encoding phenylacetic acid degradation bifunctional protein PaaZ yields the protein MTTAPEAPTKETATAVVPSYVRDAWWTPENPGRGAEVRDASTGELLAVVTSDGIDLAGMVEHARTVGQAELGKLTIHERALKLKELAQFLNGHRQELYELSFKTGATKIDSMVDIDGGIGVLFTFGSKGRRELPNSHVIVDGPMEVLSKDGSFAGEHIYTRIPGVAAQINAFNFPVWGMLEKFAPAFVAGVPTIVKPATPTGYVTEAMVRLMVDSGILPAGSIQLISGSARTLLDELDYRDMVSFTGSAATANLLKSHPNVVHGGVRFTSETDSLNAAILGPDAVPGTPEFDAFVKSVVTEMTVKAGQKCTAIRRSIVPAELVDDVVAAIGARVTERVVVGDPRAEGVTMGALASLEQLKDVRGAVESLVEAGGKIAFGSLDAPEVVTASGEKAVVADGAFMSPVILTWEDVKAPALHGTEAFGPVSSVVGYLSLDEAIRLAAMGAGSLVASVATNDPEVAQTLVTGIAAHHGRVLVLNREDAKTSTGHGSPVPHLVHGGPGRAGGGEELGGIRSVKHHMQRTAIQGSPNMLTAVTGVWHTGADRRLADPTDPSTHPFRKSLAELRVGDAMRSELRQITREDIANFAAETGDTFYAHMDDEAARAAGVFPGIVAHGYLLVSWAAGLFVSPEPGPVLLNYGLDNLRFLQPVPAGDSIRVTLTAKQITPRVTDEYGEVRWDAVLTNQDDELIANYDVLTLVEKEWPKKA